Proteins from a genomic interval of Paeniglutamicibacter kerguelensis:
- a CDS encoding relaxase/mobilization nuclease domain-containing protein codes for MIAKITRGNNPGDIGAYLHGPGNANEHAYEFGGSKQSGGIVIASNVGMEGHTDPSQWAGELRKALNTRREIKNPVWHVSLRNTAQDRTLSDATWADMGQSFAEDMGFADHPWVMVRHGHDHVHLVVSRVNDLGEVWHARNDRRAAQSACTKLEREHKLVEAPRRRNQPKLAVSAEREEFKGKARTLGSHRAVKEREQRELDEQRAKIQKMREASFPNPPTTRGPAKGITPVARPYTPPQLGRDEGYER; via the coding sequence GTGATCGCGAAAATCACCCGGGGGAACAACCCCGGGGACATCGGCGCCTACCTGCACGGGCCGGGCAACGCGAACGAGCACGCCTACGAGTTCGGCGGATCCAAGCAGTCGGGCGGCATCGTGATTGCCTCCAATGTCGGCATGGAGGGCCACACCGACCCGTCCCAGTGGGCCGGGGAGTTGCGCAAGGCGCTCAACACCCGCCGGGAGATCAAGAACCCCGTCTGGCATGTTTCGCTGCGCAACACCGCACAGGATAGGACGTTGTCGGATGCGACGTGGGCCGACATGGGGCAGTCGTTTGCCGAGGACATGGGCTTTGCGGATCATCCGTGGGTGATGGTGCGCCACGGTCATGACCACGTGCACCTGGTGGTCTCCCGGGTCAACGATCTGGGCGAGGTCTGGCATGCCAGGAACGACCGCCGCGCGGCACAGAGCGCCTGCACGAAGCTTGAGCGCGAACACAAGCTGGTGGAGGCTCCCCGGCGACGGAACCAGCCGAAACTAGCGGTCAGCGCCGAGCGGGAAGAATTCAAGGGCAAGGCCCGGACACTGGGTTCACACCGGGCCGTGAAAGAGCGTGAGCAGCGTGAATTGGACGAACAGAGAGCCAAGATTCAGAAGATGCGGGAGGCGAGTTTCCCGAACCCACCCACGACCCGTGGACCTGCCAAGGGGATCACTCCTGTGGCGCGTCCGTACACACCGCCGCAGCTTGGACGCGATGAAGGATACGAACGATAG
- a CDS encoding helix-turn-helix transcriptional regulator, with amino-acid sequence MDGQRPAWRLSEAVERTNASRSTLRRHLENGRLPNAYKDSSGAWRFPVEDLLAAGVSMVKSSPDNPVNVSTEQPAEQPMSNHAQRIAELEQQLAVERERSAGLERLAAFAHERAEDLRMALRMIEGTRPEQPAEQALSVPSDRAQDGAVSDPEQSSPSGARRWLTFGRRR; translated from the coding sequence ATGGATGGACAACGCCCCGCATGGCGACTCTCGGAAGCTGTCGAACGAACCAACGCCAGCAGGTCGACCCTTCGCAGGCACCTGGAGAACGGACGACTTCCCAACGCCTACAAGGACAGCTCGGGTGCGTGGCGGTTCCCGGTCGAGGATCTACTCGCCGCCGGGGTGAGCATGGTCAAGAGCAGCCCAGACAATCCGGTGAACGTGTCCACTGAGCAACCTGCTGAACAACCCATGAGCAACCATGCCCAGCGCATTGCCGAACTGGAACAACAGCTTGCCGTTGAACGCGAACGCAGCGCCGGACTGGAAAGGCTTGCGGCATTCGCCCATGAGCGCGCGGAAGACCTCCGCATGGCCTTGCGGATGATCGAGGGAACCAGGCCTGAGCAACCCGCTGAGCAAGCTCTGAGCGTGCCCAGTGACCGTGCCCAGGATGGTGCCGTGAGCGACCCTGAGCAATCCTCTCCCAGCGGTGCTCGCCGATGGCTAACCTTCGGTCGTCGTCGGTGA
- a CDS encoding plasmid mobilization relaxosome protein MobC, whose product MALFSRKSPAPSTPVSPWVLAGEALKAKQEAEAADAAAARPVFEPRKAGRPTVENPRTRRVSMSLTEEEHAALIAAAGDRSVSAWARGEILAQLDVSDSNHIGAAGEIAKLRADLGRVGSNLNQLVRAVNSGHAPSSPELLEAVQATREELARVRGELP is encoded by the coding sequence ATGGCGTTGTTTTCCCGGAAAAGCCCGGCACCGAGTACCCCGGTGAGTCCGTGGGTTCTGGCCGGGGAAGCTCTAAAGGCCAAACAAGAGGCGGAGGCCGCGGATGCTGCAGCAGCGCGTCCAGTGTTCGAGCCACGCAAGGCGGGCCGGCCGACGGTTGAGAACCCGCGCACGCGTCGGGTGTCGATGTCGTTGACCGAGGAAGAGCACGCGGCCTTGATTGCGGCAGCTGGGGATCGATCGGTTTCGGCCTGGGCGAGAGGCGAGATTCTAGCCCAGCTAGATGTTAGTGATTCAAATCACATTGGCGCTGCGGGTGAGATAGCGAAGCTGCGCGCGGATCTGGGGCGGGTGGGGTCGAACCTGAACCAGTTGGTGCGTGCCGTGAATTCCGGGCACGCCCCGTCCAGTCCCGAGTTGCTGGAGGCCGTGCAGGCGACCCGCGAGGAACTGGCCCGCGTGCGCGGTGAGCTGCCGTGA
- a CDS encoding recombinase family protein, with the protein MNPTRTAIVYARVSTEEQARKGASLDAQVVLLSHVAQLRGWNAVVMQEQASGKSMSRKARPVLNEALDMLTAGAAHYLLAIRIDRISRNVEDFAGLMGRSRREGWAMVLSEMDLDTTTSQGEFMANVQVSVAQYERRLIGDRTREGLAQRKREGVKLGRRTELPVAVVKRIKAERRDGATYTAIANGLTEDGTPTAQGGARWYPATVKKILESEVWANVS; encoded by the coding sequence GTGAACCCGACCAGGACAGCCATCGTTTATGCCCGAGTGTCCACCGAGGAACAGGCCCGCAAGGGGGCCAGCCTTGATGCCCAGGTGGTGCTCCTGAGCCATGTCGCGCAGCTTCGGGGCTGGAACGCGGTGGTCATGCAGGAGCAGGCCTCCGGCAAGTCCATGTCCCGCAAGGCGCGTCCGGTATTGAACGAGGCGCTGGACATGCTCACCGCTGGCGCGGCCCACTACCTGCTGGCCATTCGGATCGACCGCATCAGCCGCAACGTCGAAGACTTCGCCGGGCTCATGGGCAGGTCGCGGCGCGAGGGCTGGGCCATGGTGCTGAGCGAGATGGATCTGGACACCACCACGTCGCAGGGTGAGTTCATGGCCAATGTCCAGGTGTCGGTCGCGCAGTATGAACGGCGGCTGATCGGTGACCGAACCCGCGAGGGGCTGGCGCAGCGGAAGCGCGAGGGCGTGAAGCTGGGCCGCCGCACGGAGCTGCCCGTTGCGGTGGTGAAGCGGATCAAGGCCGAACGCCGCGACGGCGCCACGTATACGGCGATCGCCAACGGGCTGACCGAGGACGGGACGCCGACGGCGCAGGGTGGCGCGCGGTGGTATCCGGCAACCGTGAAGAAGATCCTGGAGTCCGAGGTCTGGGCCAACGTTTCCTAG
- a CDS encoding restriction endonuclease has protein sequence MNETSWGESVGWEAEYDAVNKAAEEFVFGRWRAGMENADGSNDAALQYRDTTWPQRKPCPPVYLPPTWIKDVWLCGLLVILFLFLLLWFGSSFGADPTLSILCALLWSLLWWAVFSSAKKTAARKSIPHYTWQKVRQTRLAVTMQFNDAAVAVNARLNGAKRAQKAEEIARIQARELQESMEREAALEREEAMRRPQPVFDCTHQEAEALAARWMRYLGEEDAVVSQATRDGGIDVVSNRFVAEVKHHAMPVGPLYVRAIVGVAYNLGKSPVFFSLNGYTRDAEEFGRQAGALLFVYNPERGTLHGVTKASRTAIREGLASVLEH, from the coding sequence TTGAATGAAACTTCATGGGGTGAGTCAGTGGGCTGGGAAGCCGAATACGACGCGGTAAACAAAGCCGCTGAAGAATTTGTCTTTGGCCGTTGGCGGGCAGGGATGGAAAACGCAGACGGCTCCAACGACGCAGCGCTCCAGTACCGTGATACAACATGGCCTCAGCGCAAGCCCTGCCCACCTGTGTATCTCCCTCCGACATGGATCAAAGATGTCTGGTTATGCGGCCTCTTGGTGATCCTGTTTCTTTTTCTGTTGTTATGGTTTGGATCTAGCTTCGGCGCAGATCCAACTTTGTCGATCCTCTGTGCATTGCTGTGGTCTCTGTTGTGGTGGGCCGTATTCTCCTCCGCGAAAAAAACTGCCGCGCGCAAAAGCATTCCGCACTACACATGGCAGAAGGTTCGACAGACACGTCTGGCTGTCACTATGCAATTCAACGACGCAGCTGTAGCCGTGAACGCGCGATTGAACGGCGCCAAGCGCGCACAAAAAGCCGAGGAAATTGCACGGATTCAAGCGCGTGAACTCCAAGAATCGATGGAACGCGAAGCTGCGCTTGAGCGTGAGGAGGCCATGCGGCGGCCGCAACCAGTCTTCGACTGCACGCACCAGGAAGCCGAAGCACTGGCTGCCAGATGGATGCGATACCTCGGTGAGGAAGATGCCGTGGTCTCCCAAGCAACACGAGATGGCGGCATTGATGTGGTTTCGAACCGGTTTGTTGCTGAGGTAAAGCATCATGCAATGCCAGTGGGACCCCTCTACGTGCGTGCGATTGTTGGTGTCGCATACAACCTCGGCAAGTCCCCGGTGTTCTTTTCACTCAACGGTTATACGAGAGACGCCGAAGAATTTGGTCGCCAAGCCGGCGCTTTGCTCTTTGTTTACAATCCTGAACGCGGAACGCTTCACGGTGTAACAAAAGCAAGCCGCACGGCTATACGTGAAGGCCTTGCCAGCGTTCTGGAACACTAG